Below is a genomic region from Culicoides brevitarsis isolate CSIRO-B50_1 chromosome 2, AGI_CSIRO_Cbre_v1, whole genome shotgun sequence.
AATTCCAATCAAAATCCGATTTTCGTCGATCAGGGGACCTCCGGAATCAGCCCAACATGCATCTGTGCCTCCCTCGAGCTTTCCCGCGCAAAGTTGCGTCGCACTAATGACATTTTGGCGGTTATTTGCCGCGTAGGATTTTTGACATTCTTCGTTGCTGATGACGGTGACAGCAGCTTTTTGGAGAATTTCGGGTTTTTGACCGATTGTGACGTCTTCGTTGTCCCATCCCCAACCCATGACTGTCACAGATCGATTATCGTTGTCCGTGATGGATGCAGATTGCGGCGGTAAACAGCACGATTGGTCAGAATTTGTTAATTTCAAGGGTTCTTGAAGCTCTAAAAGGGCAATGTCGTTCTGTACGTCGCTACAAACGTATTGCGGATGAACGGTAATTGACTTGATAGCAACTTGATATGGCTCGGAAGACTTTGGGAACAACGGTTGACGATGCAAGCCGATTGTCGCTTTGAATGATGTGGGTTTCATGATTTTGTTGGTGCCgctatttaatgaaaaattatttttttaggagatttttgatgaattttgtagGCTTACCTGCATAAACAATGTCCCGCGGTgagtaaaaatctaaaataaaaccgaaatttttttgaaaaaaatcctttcacagatatttttaaaaaatattcaattataaaaaataaaaaaaaattaagcagagtggaaaattaaattttaaattttattttgatgattaaaattatttaaaaaaaaaataaaatttaatttaataaaaaaaaaaaaatattttaaatttatttttaatttaagaaaaaaataattaatatgaaataattaat
It encodes:
- the LOC134829073 gene encoding transmembrane protease serine 9, yielding MKYFLVVLSLISAALASEIDNEVGPKGKIVGGVDAKENEFPFIASLTKRGRHFCGASIVNERFLLTAGHCLCSGTNKIMKPTSFKATIGLHRQPLFPKSSEPYQVAIKSITVHPQYVCSDVQNDIALLELQEPLKLTNSDQSCCLPPQSASITDNDNRSVTVMGWGWDNEDVTIGQKPEILQKAAVTVISNEECQKSYAANNRQNVISATQLCAGKLEGGTDACWADSGGPLIDENRILIGIVSTGVGCGRAGLPGIYTRVSQFTSWINDVVKL